A single region of the Microcella sp. genome encodes:
- a CDS encoding O-antigen ligase has protein sequence MIAASRAILGSPRFTNALTEAIIGVALAAFAVRAMLGWPGSIAVLSGLVVLAALSLAAQPERVEWRGVLPISLIALFSLMTVSLIWSQYTLATVGGVAYALAYGFLGVYIALVRDLIQLVRAVGNALRVILSVSFVLEILSGLIFDTSFLWIGITGDLGVGGPVQGLAGSRNAFAFLGALAVLSFWIEYRTRSVSRGVTAFSLTLAGATIVFAQSPVSLLVLAAVLVVGLALVVIRRQKPIARRATQSVMLVSVLVLGVLSWLFRGPIVGFVGAAADVEARTSVWSEVGDLVAQQPVLGWGWVGIWPTRVFPFSSVDSISGRDAASALNAYADIWLQLGLVGLIMLLASLGLAFMRAWLVATDRRSTVYVWPALTLVLLATVSMTESYLLFEAGLLLFVTSAFAAARNRSWRGRFD, from the coding sequence ATGATCGCGGCGTCGAGAGCGATTCTCGGCTCGCCCCGCTTCACCAACGCCCTCACCGAGGCGATTATCGGGGTCGCGCTGGCGGCGTTCGCGGTGCGGGCGATGCTCGGCTGGCCGGGCAGCATCGCCGTGCTGTCTGGCCTCGTCGTGCTGGCCGCGCTGAGCCTGGCCGCGCAGCCCGAGCGGGTCGAGTGGCGCGGCGTGCTGCCGATCTCGCTCATCGCGCTCTTCTCGCTCATGACGGTGAGCCTCATCTGGAGCCAGTACACCCTGGCGACGGTGGGGGGCGTCGCCTACGCCCTCGCCTACGGCTTTCTCGGCGTGTACATCGCGCTCGTGCGCGACCTCATTCAGCTGGTGCGCGCCGTCGGCAACGCTCTGCGGGTGATTCTGTCGGTGTCGTTCGTGCTCGAGATTCTCAGCGGGCTCATCTTCGACACCTCGTTCTTGTGGATCGGCATCACGGGCGATCTCGGCGTCGGCGGCCCCGTGCAAGGTCTGGCCGGTTCACGCAACGCCTTCGCCTTTCTCGGCGCCCTCGCCGTGCTGAGCTTCTGGATCGAATACCGCACGCGCTCTGTCTCGCGCGGCGTGACGGCCTTCTCGCTCACGCTCGCGGGGGCCACCATCGTGTTCGCGCAGTCGCCCGTCTCGCTGCTCGTGCTCGCTGCCGTGCTCGTCGTGGGTCTCGCCCTCGTCGTCATCCGTCGGCAAAAGCCGATCGCGCGTCGCGCCACGCAGAGCGTCATGCTCGTGTCGGTGCTGGTACTGGGAGTGCTGTCGTGGCTGTTCCGCGGCCCCATCGTCGGGTTCGTCGGAGCCGCTGCCGACGTCGAGGCTCGCACGAGCGTGTGGTCTGAAGTGGGCGACCTGGTGGCGCAGCAACCTGTGCTCGGCTGGGGTTGGGTGGGCATCTGGCCGACGCGAGTGTTTCCGTTCTCGAGCGTCGACTCGATCAGCGGGCGGGACGCCGCATCGGCCCTCAACGCCTACGCCGACATCTGGTTGCAGTTGGGGCTTGTGGGTCTCATCATGCTGCTCGCGTCGCTGGGGCTTGCCTTCATGCGGGCCTGGCTCGTGGCGACCGACCGCCGTAGCACCGTGTATGTGTGGCCGGCGCTGACGCTCGTGCTGCTTGCGACGGTGAGCATGACCGAGAGCTACCTTCTCTTCGAAGCCGGGCTGTTGCTCTTTGTGACGTCTGCTTTCGCGGCTGCACGCAATCGCTCGTGGCGCGGGCGTTTCGACTGA
- a CDS encoding acyl-CoA dehydrogenase family protein: MTFSALASDFYGFEALLADHEQEALVRLRTFLEADVKPVVNDYWERAEFPREILPGLHQQQVFGNLWEETKAGDYSAVYGGWTALEMARVDASVATYVGVQNGLAMGSIGVAGSPEQRAEWLPKLKSGEIIGAFGLTEPLSGSDSAQGLRTTATRDGDEWVLNGSKRWIGNATFSDITIIWAKSTEDGQVKGFIVPTSTPGYSATKIERKQALRIVQNADITLENVRVPESLRLQNANSFRDTAAVLRLTRAEVAWAAVGTSIGAYEAAVEYAKTREQFGKPIASHQLVQDLLSRSLGNITASIALCTRVSQMLDDGVQRDEHASLAKAFATTAMRETVSLCREALGGNGIVLDYDVARFHADAEALYSYEGTREMNSLIVGRAITGVGAFV, translated from the coding sequence ATGACCTTCTCTGCGCTCGCCAGCGACTTCTACGGCTTCGAAGCGCTGCTCGCCGACCATGAGCAAGAGGCACTCGTGCGCTTGCGCACCTTTCTCGAGGCAGACGTCAAGCCGGTGGTGAACGACTACTGGGAGCGCGCAGAGTTTCCGCGCGAGATTCTGCCCGGCCTGCACCAGCAGCAGGTGTTCGGCAACCTGTGGGAAGAAACCAAAGCGGGTGACTACAGCGCCGTCTACGGCGGCTGGACGGCGCTCGAGATGGCCAGGGTCGACGCGAGCGTCGCCACCTACGTGGGGGTTCAGAACGGCCTGGCCATGGGGTCGATCGGCGTCGCAGGCTCGCCCGAGCAGCGCGCCGAATGGCTGCCGAAGTTGAAGAGCGGCGAGATCATCGGCGCCTTCGGGCTCACCGAGCCGCTCTCGGGCAGCGACTCGGCGCAGGGTCTGCGCACCACCGCCACCCGCGACGGCGACGAGTGGGTGCTCAACGGCAGCAAGCGCTGGATCGGCAACGCCACCTTCAGCGACATCACGATCATCTGGGCGAAGAGCACCGAAGACGGTCAGGTGAAGGGCTTCATCGTTCCGACGAGCACGCCCGGCTACAGCGCCACCAAGATCGAGCGCAAGCAGGCGCTGCGCATCGTGCAGAACGCCGACATCACGCTCGAGAACGTGCGCGTGCCCGAATCGCTCCGGCTGCAGAACGCGAACTCGTTTCGCGACACCGCGGCCGTGCTGCGCCTGACGCGTGCCGAAGTGGCTTGGGCAGCCGTCGGCACCTCGATCGGCGCCTACGAGGCCGCCGTCGAGTATGCGAAGACTCGCGAGCAGTTCGGCAAGCCCATCGCGAGCCACCAGCTCGTGCAAGACCTGCTCAGCCGCAGCCTCGGCAACATCACCGCGAGCATCGCCCTGTGCACTCGCGTGTCGCAGATGCTCGACGACGGCGTGCAGCGCGACGAGCACGCCTCACTCGCGAAAGCCTTCGCCACGACGGCCATGCGCGAGACGGTGAGCCTGTGCCGCGAAGCGCTCGGCGGCAACGGCATCGTGCTCGACTACGACGTGGCGCGTTTTCACGCCGACGCCGAAGCGCTCTACAGCTATGAGGGCACGCGCGAGATGAACAGCCTCATCGTCGGCCGGGCCATCACCGGCGTCGGCGCGTTCGTCTAG
- a CDS encoding O-antigen ligase yields the protein MSWLRDPRVALAALTLFTLLAGDAWRNLISWYGWGALVVLLLIGWVVVAVRHRIDLRRVPIALATFVAIVTLSIGWSAYPLSTALGVAATVATVFVAIVMAHTVELSQLVRALGVALRWILGLSLVFEFVVAAFIGRPVLPLWVEYDGEVPRAFYWSRALLFEGGRIQGIPGNANLLAFAALLGVIVFGIQLADRRIGRAAGWGWITVSVLTLVLTASATVVLCAVGAALAWALIMLARRMRPTRRWILYVGTTITTTALLTAAWLLRYDLLELLGRSDDLTGRLGIWDAVEGLIRERPVFGWGWVGYWPPWEEPFTDLAIIDDVTYLQAHNAWLDVMLQVGLVGVVVFAILVVTTGLRALSWSVDAPLGDFAPTPALRLFSGLLFVVLLVHSLAESRLLIEAGLLLLCFLAVTTRLRGVTVSTLTSPREAASAESR from the coding sequence ATGTCTTGGCTTCGCGATCCGCGCGTCGCGCTCGCGGCCCTGACCCTCTTCACGCTGCTGGCGGGCGACGCCTGGCGCAACCTGATCAGCTGGTACGGGTGGGGTGCGCTCGTGGTGCTGCTGCTCATCGGCTGGGTGGTGGTCGCTGTGCGTCACCGCATCGACCTGCGCCGCGTGCCCATCGCGCTCGCCACGTTCGTCGCGATCGTGACTCTGTCGATCGGCTGGTCGGCGTACCCGCTCTCGACCGCCTTGGGCGTGGCCGCCACCGTCGCCACGGTCTTCGTCGCGATCGTCATGGCGCACACCGTCGAGCTGTCGCAGCTGGTGCGGGCCCTCGGCGTCGCCCTGCGCTGGATTCTGGGCCTGTCGCTCGTGTTCGAGTTCGTGGTCGCCGCGTTCATCGGCCGACCGGTGCTGCCCCTGTGGGTCGAGTATGACGGCGAGGTGCCGCGCGCCTTCTACTGGTCTCGCGCTCTGCTGTTCGAGGGCGGGCGCATTCAGGGCATTCCTGGCAATGCCAATCTGCTGGCGTTCGCGGCCCTGCTGGGCGTCATCGTGTTCGGCATCCAGTTGGCCGACCGCCGCATCGGCAGGGCGGCCGGCTGGGGCTGGATCACGGTGTCGGTGCTCACGCTCGTGCTCACCGCGTCGGCGACGGTCGTGCTGTGCGCGGTGGGTGCAGCGCTCGCGTGGGCACTCATCATGCTCGCCCGCCGCATGCGGCCCACCCGCCGCTGGATTCTCTATGTGGGCACGACGATCACGACGACGGCTCTGCTGACGGCAGCCTGGCTGCTGCGGTATGACCTGCTCGAGTTGCTGGGGCGCAGCGACGATCTGACGGGTCGCCTCGGCATCTGGGATGCGGTCGAAGGGCTCATCCGTGAACGCCCCGTGTTCGGCTGGGGCTGGGTGGGCTACTGGCCGCCCTGGGAAGAGCCGTTCACCGATCTCGCGATCATCGACGACGTCACCTACCTGCAGGCGCACAACGCCTGGCTCGACGTGATGCTGCAGGTGGGGCTGGTCGGCGTGGTCGTCTTCGCGATTCTGGTCGTCACGACGGGGCTGCGGGCGCTGTCGTGGTCGGTGGATGCTCCGCTCGGCGACTTCGCCCCCACTCCCGCGCTGCGCTTGTTCTCGGGGTTGCTCTTCGTGGTGCTGCTCGTGCACAGCCTGGCCGAGTCGCGACTGCTCATCGAGGCAGGCCTGCTGCTGCTGTGCTTCTTGGCGGTGACGACGCGCTTGCGCGGCGTGACCGTGTCGACCCTCACGAGCCCGCGCGAGGCTGCGTCGGCGGAGTCACGATGA